From Tachysurus fulvidraco isolate hzauxx_2018 chromosome 10, HZAU_PFXX_2.0, whole genome shotgun sequence, one genomic window encodes:
- the urahb gene encoding 5-hydroxyisourate hydrolase b has translation MDSPLVTHVLNTADGVPAARMALSLHRLDTQTVLWNLITTGTTDENGQCPDLITSNDFTVGMYKLRFESGQYWESLGQTSFYPYVEIVFTITDLDQRFHVPLHLSRYTYSVYRCSCRQ, from the exons ATGGACAGTCCTCTTGTTACCCATGTGCTGAACACTGCAGATGGGGTTCCTGCAGCACGCATGGCCCTCAGTCTGCATCGTCTAGACACTCAGACGGTCCTCTGGAACCTTATCACTACTGG TACCACAGACGAGAATGGCCAATGTCCAGACCTCATCACCAGCAATGATTTCACCGTGGGGATGTACAAATTACGTTTTGAGTCTGGACAGTATTGGGAAAGTTTGGGCCAGACCAGCTTTTACCCATATGTAGAG ATTGTCTTCACAATAACAGACCTGGACCAGAGGTTTCATGTGCCGCTACATCTCAgcagatacacatacagtgtCTACAGGTGTAGCTGTAGGCAGTAG
- the si:dkey-234i14.3 gene encoding fibulin-7-like, with product MYSGGLFLILFIPCQMLGSQSQECESRQDIQSTLQHVHKLLSVHETSFLQSVRSLRKKLNLLYNSTVKHSSNFSTDKNSTQICLPPNPPANGRMLGQVFRVGHEVHFLCNPGFQLTGPETRECLDSLRWSGEEPNCQRADDGPHDNTTSSFLSTSAYVRPSRCIKFRGSTHCTCQQGYSISSQDSGLCTDMDECELFPKSQPGRLCLHTCVNTAGSFYCQCPSGYAVSKDTRGCQDIDECETGAHNCTKDHVCVNTFGGHRCVSVECPPFRNASYIKTSPLQCERNPCVQGNKACLQAPVSISFHFMSVVSNMSTPRLLFRVSAARLLGDALRFGLLRNRGMGHFTVQRSSKQSGDLLLVESVEGPATLEAEVEMSELERRTLLGRYVTKITLFVSPYSF from the exons ATGTATAGCGGCGGACTATTTTTGATCCTTTTTATCCCATGCCAAATGCTCGGATCTCAGAGCCAG GAGTGTGAGAGCAGGCAGGACATCCAGAGCACTCTACAACATGTTCATAAGCTGCTCTCAGTGCACGAGACCTCCTTCTTACAGAGTGTACGCAGCCTGCGCAAGAAACTCAACCTGCTATACAACAGCACAGTCAAACACAGCAGCAACTTCAGCACAGACAAGAACAGCACAC AAATATGTCTGCCTCCAAACCCACCAGCCAACGGCAGGATGCTGGGCCAAGTGTTCAGAGTGGGCCATGAAGTTCACTTCCTCTGCAACCCTGGTTTCCAGCTGACCGGGCCAGAGACTAGGGAGTGTCTGGATTCCCTCAGATGGAGTGGAGAAGAGCCAAACTGCCAGA GGGCAGATGATGGACCACACGATAACACCACTTCCTCTTTTCTATCCACCTCCGCCTACGTGCGTCCCTCCCGCTGTATAAAGTTCCGAGGCTCGACGCACTGCACGTGTCAGCAAGGCTACAGCATCTCCAGCCAGGACAGTGGTTTATGCACAG acatgGATGAATGCGAGCTCTTCCCTAAGTCCCAACCGGGCCGTCTATGTTTGCACACGTGCGTGAACACGGCTGGGAGCTTCTACTGCCAATGTCCCTCTGGCTACGCCGTCAGCAAAGACACCAGGGGCTGCCAAG ATATTGACGAGTGTGAGACAGGAGCTCACAATTGTACCAAAGATcacgtgtgtgtgaacacatttGGAGGTCACAGATGCGTGTCTGTCGAATGCCCTCCCTTCCGCAATGCCTCCTACATCAAGACCTCGCCTCT GCAATGTGAGCGTAACCCGTGTGTCCAGGGGAACAAAGCTTGTCTCCAGGCTCCTGTCTCCATCAGCTTTCACTTCATGTCAGTGGTGTCCAACATGAGCACACCCCGCCTCCTGTTCCGGGTTTCTGCGGCCCGTCTTCTGGGAGACGCCCTGCGCTTTGGGCTGCTGAGAAATCGGGGCATGGGGCATTTTACCGTTCAGCGCTCGAGCAAACAGAGTGGGGATCTGCTGCTGGTGGAGTCGGTGGAAGGTCCCGCTACGCTGGAAGCTGAGGTGGAGATGAGCGAGCTGGAGAGGAGAACACTGCTGGGAAGATATGTTACAAAGATTACACTCTTCGTGTCTCCATACAGCTTCTAA